The Gordonia sp. KTR9 genome contains a region encoding:
- a CDS encoding RNA polymerase sigma factor, with protein MTSPPHRPATTESAESVARRAVSAVDRDVRARVLATLTKRFGDLDLAEDAVQDAIAQALTTWSRTGLPDSPEAWLTTTAKRKALDVIRRESVLAGKLARLHADTERVPVHPDFADPADAPPPELPDERLGMFFACTHPVLRAEDRIALTLRFVAGLTTAEVAHALLIPVPTAQQRIVRAKKRIGALGVPFTPPHEDDLPARLGGVLRVVYLMFSEGYARSAGDSHVRDDLTDEAISLARTLRSLLPRAETTGLLSLLLLTQSRRPARLDTDGRPVPLGDQDRELWDRDLAVEGITLAESAAAQPDAGPYTIQAAIAAVHAEAPTAPETDWTQIAVLYRLLEAHDPGPVVRVGGAVAVGRAYGMARGIEMLDRLRSDKQLDRFRPFHIARALTLSELGDDRGAADAYRRALELPGNVAEDDYLADALSGLVNETPSDR; from the coding sequence ATGACGAGTCCTCCCCACCGCCCGGCAACCACGGAGTCCGCGGAATCCGTGGCCCGCCGGGCGGTGTCCGCCGTCGACCGAGACGTCCGCGCGCGTGTACTCGCCACTCTCACCAAGAGATTCGGCGACCTCGACCTCGCGGAGGACGCCGTGCAGGATGCGATCGCGCAGGCGCTGACCACCTGGTCCCGAACCGGGCTACCGGACTCACCCGAGGCGTGGCTGACGACGACGGCCAAACGCAAGGCACTCGACGTGATACGCCGCGAATCCGTCCTCGCCGGGAAACTCGCCCGGCTGCACGCCGACACCGAACGCGTACCGGTGCATCCGGATTTCGCGGACCCGGCAGATGCGCCGCCACCGGAACTGCCCGACGAACGACTCGGAATGTTCTTCGCGTGCACCCACCCCGTGCTGCGCGCCGAAGACCGGATCGCACTCACCCTGCGTTTCGTCGCCGGGCTGACCACCGCCGAGGTCGCGCACGCCCTGCTGATTCCGGTCCCGACGGCCCAACAGCGAATCGTGCGCGCCAAGAAACGGATCGGCGCGCTGGGTGTTCCGTTCACCCCACCGCACGAGGACGATCTCCCCGCCAGGCTCGGCGGGGTCCTGCGGGTGGTCTATCTGATGTTCTCCGAGGGTTACGCCCGCTCGGCCGGCGACTCGCACGTGCGCGACGACCTCACCGACGAAGCGATCTCTCTCGCACGAACCCTGCGCTCGCTGCTCCCCCGCGCCGAGACGACCGGGCTGCTGTCGTTGTTGCTGCTCACCCAGTCCCGTCGTCCGGCGCGACTCGACACCGACGGGCGCCCCGTTCCGCTGGGCGACCAGGATCGCGAGCTGTGGGACCGGGACCTCGCCGTCGAGGGCATCACACTCGCCGAAAGCGCTGCGGCACAGCCCGATGCCGGGCCCTACACGATCCAGGCCGCGATCGCCGCGGTGCACGCCGAAGCGCCCACGGCCCCCGAGACCGACTGGACACAGATCGCGGTCCTGTACCGGCTTCTGGAAGCACACGATCCCGGGCCCGTGGTGCGCGTCGGTGGCGCCGTTGCCGTCGGCCGCGCCTACGGGATGGCTCGTGGCATCGAGATGCTCGATCGGTTGCGGTCGGACAAGCAGCTCGACCGCTTCCGGCCCTTCCACATCGCCCGGGCGCTCACGCTCTCCGAACTGGGCGACGACCGGGGCGCGGCCGACGCGTACCGTCGGGCGCTCGAGCTGCCCGGCAATGTCGCCGAGGACGACTATCTCGCCGACGCACTGTCCGGCCTCGTGAACGAGACGCCGTCCGATCGGTGA
- a CDS encoding dicarboxylate/amino acid:cation symporter: MKALKHPALQIGFGAIAGLIFGLVVGEWAANLKFIGDMFIRLIQMSIVPLVLASVIVATASMSGAGTGRIAFRTVKWMLGFSVVAAVLAWGLSVLIRPGAGMVFDGELDPTLEDEAGQTTGWQDTLLNFVSKNVFEAMSTATMVPIIIFALLFGVALRMQITKSGDDRVLTFIDQIQQIILTMIRLVMYIAPIGVFCLLASLAGDVGLSVVTTAVKYLGTTALGVAILFVLFVVVVTARTRLNPARLPGKLAEQTTIAITTTSSAVTFPTVLKNTVEKIGVSQKIANFTLSIGLTMGSYGAVLNYMIVVMFLAQAGNVELSVGDIALGMGLAILLNMGTITVPGGFPVIATFLATSLDLPLEAVGILIAVDWFAGIFRTFLNVNGDTFVAMLVANADDEIDRDVYNDKKTVVSEEIDVSEYSGAFARADDAD, encoded by the coding sequence GTGAAGGCGTTGAAGCATCCCGCGTTACAGATCGGGTTCGGTGCGATCGCCGGCCTGATCTTCGGGTTGGTCGTCGGTGAGTGGGCCGCCAACCTGAAGTTCATCGGCGACATGTTCATCCGCCTGATCCAGATGTCCATCGTGCCGCTCGTTCTCGCGTCGGTGATCGTGGCAACAGCGTCGATGTCGGGCGCGGGCACGGGCCGCATCGCCTTTCGGACCGTCAAGTGGATGCTCGGATTCTCGGTCGTGGCGGCGGTACTGGCATGGGGACTGAGTGTGCTGATCAGACCCGGCGCCGGGATGGTGTTCGACGGCGAGCTCGACCCGACTCTCGAAGACGAGGCCGGTCAGACCACAGGATGGCAGGACACGCTCCTCAATTTCGTGTCCAAGAACGTCTTCGAGGCGATGTCCACGGCCACGATGGTGCCGATCATCATCTTCGCGTTGCTGTTCGGCGTCGCGCTGCGCATGCAGATCACCAAGTCCGGCGACGACCGCGTCCTGACGTTCATCGACCAGATCCAGCAGATCATCCTGACGATGATCCGGCTGGTCATGTACATCGCACCCATCGGTGTGTTCTGCCTTCTCGCCTCACTCGCCGGCGACGTCGGGCTCTCGGTGGTGACCACCGCCGTCAAGTACCTGGGCACCACGGCGCTCGGCGTGGCGATCCTGTTCGTGCTGTTCGTCGTGGTCGTCACCGCCCGGACCCGCCTCAACCCGGCACGGCTGCCGGGAAAACTCGCGGAACAGACCACCATCGCGATCACCACGACGAGCTCGGCCGTCACCTTCCCCACCGTCCTCAAGAACACTGTCGAGAAGATCGGCGTGAGTCAGAAGATCGCCAACTTCACGCTCTCGATCGGCCTCACCATGGGTTCCTACGGCGCGGTTCTCAACTACATGATCGTCGTCATGTTCCTGGCCCAGGCAGGCAACGTCGAGCTCTCCGTCGGCGACATCGCGCTCGGAATGGGCCTCGCGATCCTGCTCAACATGGGCACGATCACTGTCCCCGGCGGATTCCCGGTCATCGCAACATTTCTCGCGACCTCACTCGACCTCCCGCTCGAAGCCGTGGGCATTCTCATCGCCGTGGATTGGTTCGCGGGCATCTTCCGGACATTCCTCAACGTCAACGGGGACACCTTCGTCGCCATGCTCGTGGCCAACGCCGACGACGAGATCGACCGCGACGTCTACAACGACAAGAAGACCGTGGTGTCCGAGGAGATCGATGTCAGCGAGTACTCCGGCGCGTTCGCTCGCGCGGACGACGCCGACTGA
- a CDS encoding neutral/alkaline ceramidase, which produces MELTRRQVMAGAAATATAAGLGTALTSGRAGASPPGSTNYLVGCGIADVTGAVAGHGMMGYSNPEQVAAGLLQRCWARAYIIVDRATGERVVFLTADLACLFQSHHMGLMAKLRTRFGSLYTESNVNLNAQHTHASCGGTSWDYAYSLAAFGFKKNSYDAEVDGMFAAIVRAHDDLAPGSLTLGREELHDASRNRSRVAFDANPSSDTRHFPNAIDPRVTVLRLRQHDGSGGRDVGAITWFPTHGTSLTDRNVLIAGDNKGYASHLWERAQPGFVAAFPQTNSGDMTPNLALAQFHPNGPTSNNRRNCELIGERQYVAGRRAFDSARPMTRGGVDSIVRYVDMSSVTISGTYTPDGRPASTTPAMMGAGAVATSSEDNYEQPLPFLVEGMTNPLVTALGGDRVPPIAPWMRDMQAPKLIAFPLGLLPPSGWIPSVVPLQLMRIGEIVLVGVPAEVTVVAGLRLRQVVADELRIDLDNVLVQGFSNAYTQYVTTPEEYDLQHYEGGETQYGRYTLSAYLQEFAALAAAMASGRGIGRGPAPVDKSGLQPDLVPPVPADRPIPGHRYGDVLCQPEARYRPGSTVTVQFVGAHPNNDFRNGRTYLEVQRRTGYGWTTVADDNDWSTEFRWARPAGSPDTSRITITWRPPADASGEYRIRYFGDRRDASGTTRPVTGMSRTFLVASR; this is translated from the coding sequence GTGGAACTCACACGCAGACAGGTGATGGCCGGTGCCGCGGCGACCGCCACCGCCGCGGGCCTCGGAACCGCCCTCACCTCTGGGCGCGCCGGCGCTTCGCCGCCGGGGTCGACGAACTACCTCGTCGGCTGCGGCATCGCCGACGTCACCGGCGCGGTCGCCGGCCACGGCATGATGGGCTACTCCAATCCCGAGCAGGTCGCGGCCGGGCTCCTGCAGCGCTGCTGGGCGCGGGCCTACATCATCGTCGACCGCGCGACCGGTGAACGCGTCGTCTTCCTCACCGCCGACCTCGCCTGTCTGTTCCAATCGCATCACATGGGCCTGATGGCCAAGCTGCGCACCAGGTTCGGGTCTCTCTACACCGAATCGAACGTGAACCTGAACGCGCAGCACACCCACGCCTCGTGCGGCGGCACGTCGTGGGACTACGCGTACTCCCTCGCCGCATTCGGGTTCAAGAAGAACTCCTACGACGCCGAGGTCGACGGCATGTTCGCCGCGATCGTGCGCGCGCACGACGACCTCGCGCCCGGCAGCCTCACCCTCGGCCGGGAGGAACTGCACGACGCCAGCCGCAACAGGTCCCGGGTGGCCTTCGACGCGAATCCGTCGTCGGACACCCGTCATTTCCCGAACGCGATCGACCCCCGGGTCACGGTGCTGCGACTACGGCAGCACGACGGTTCCGGCGGCCGGGATGTCGGCGCCATCACCTGGTTCCCGACCCACGGCACATCCCTCACCGACCGCAACGTCCTCATCGCCGGCGACAACAAGGGGTATGCGAGCCACCTGTGGGAACGTGCACAACCAGGGTTCGTCGCCGCGTTCCCCCAGACCAACTCCGGTGACATGACGCCGAATCTCGCGCTGGCACAGTTCCATCCGAACGGACCGACCTCGAACAACCGACGGAACTGCGAACTCATCGGTGAGCGTCAGTACGTCGCGGGACGGCGGGCCTTCGACAGCGCTCGCCCGATGACGCGCGGCGGCGTCGACTCGATCGTGCGGTACGTCGACATGTCATCGGTCACGATCTCGGGCACCTACACCCCCGACGGCCGGCCGGCTTCCACGACTCCGGCGATGATGGGTGCCGGTGCGGTGGCGACGAGCAGCGAGGACAACTACGAGCAACCGCTCCCCTTCCTCGTCGAGGGCATGACCAACCCTCTCGTCACCGCCCTCGGCGGCGATCGCGTCCCGCCGATCGCACCGTGGATGCGAGACATGCAGGCGCCCAAGCTGATCGCGTTCCCGCTCGGTCTGCTGCCGCCCTCCGGCTGGATCCCGTCGGTGGTACCGCTGCAGCTCATGCGTATCGGCGAGATCGTGCTCGTCGGCGTGCCCGCCGAGGTCACCGTCGTCGCAGGCCTGCGACTTCGACAGGTGGTCGCCGACGAACTGCGGATCGATCTCGACAACGTTCTCGTGCAGGGATTCTCCAACGCCTACACCCAATACGTGACCACGCCCGAGGAATACGACCTGCAGCACTACGAGGGCGGGGAGACCCAGTACGGCCGATACACGCTGTCCGCCTATCTCCAGGAGTTCGCCGCGCTCGCGGCGGCCATGGCATCCGGACGCGGGATCGGCCGGGGTCCCGCGCCGGTCGACAAGTCGGGCCTGCAACCCGATCTGGTGCCACCGGTCCCCGCGGACCGTCCGATACCGGGCCACCGCTACGGCGACGTCCTGTGCCAGCCCGAGGCCAGGTACCGCCCCGGCTCGACGGTGACCGTGCAGTTCGTCGGCGCCCACCCCAACAACGACTTCCGGAACGGGCGGACCTACCTGGAGGTGCAACGGCGCACCGGGTACGGGTGGACGACGGTCGCCGACGACAACGACTGGTCCACAGAGTTCCGGTGGGCGCGACCGGCCGGCAGCCCGGACACGTCGCGGATCACCATCACCTGGCGTCCGCCGGCGGATGCGTCGGGTGAATACCGCATCCGCTACTTCGGGGACCGACGCGATGCGAGCGGGACGACGAGACCCGTCACCGGCATGAGCCGTACGTTCCTCGTCGCGTCGCGCTGA
- a CDS encoding YciI family protein — MKYALLLMGHVNDPACGEDGGASPEEFFAFDEEITKAGVVVNSFALEDERAVVHTDDSGERVVASSGPFAEVREFVGGVYVIDVANVDEAIEWARRSPGSAPGGHVEIRPLAPY; from the coding sequence ATGAAGTACGCATTGCTGCTCATGGGACACGTCAACGATCCGGCGTGTGGTGAGGACGGGGGCGCGAGCCCCGAGGAGTTCTTCGCCTTCGACGAGGAGATCACCAAGGCCGGCGTCGTGGTCAATTCGTTCGCTCTGGAGGACGAGCGCGCGGTCGTGCACACCGACGACAGCGGTGAGCGGGTGGTGGCGTCGTCCGGGCCGTTCGCGGAAGTGCGGGAGTTCGTCGGCGGGGTCTATGTCATCGACGTCGCGAACGTCGACGAGGCGATCGAGTGGGCCCGACGCAGCCCCGGCTCGGCGCCGGGCGGTCACGTCGAGATCCGGCCGCTCGCACCGTACTGA
- a CDS encoding L,D-transpeptidase — protein sequence MGMGRTRRMPLIISGVMLAIVALVTSCTQEASYSDNVSSSSLFDDLLKPGLEITEWAERPLNDNAVGVQPGAPIKVKTSEGTISRVLIKKSDGTPVKGTLADNDTVWVSDEALGYNRTYTLETDAVGIGGAVTKKVTFTTSSPNNLTQAYLTPSPGETVGIGQPVAVKFDEPIADRRAAQRAIRITTDPPVEGAFYWISPSEVRWRPAEYWKPGTKVRVAVNTYGIDLGDGLFGQENVRTNFTVGRSMIITADDNTKQVVFERDGKVIRSMPTSMGKAGDETDNGVYLIADKHDHIIMDSSTYGVPVNSSNGYRTPVDYATRMSYSGIFFHSAPWSVWAQGNTNTSHGCLNLSPENALWVMENTLRGDPVVVKNTTGGTLSGTDGLGDWNIPWSVWRKGNADNA from the coding sequence ATGGGGATGGGCCGTACTCGGCGGATGCCGCTGATCATCAGCGGGGTGATGTTGGCGATCGTCGCGCTGGTGACGTCGTGCACGCAGGAAGCGTCGTACTCCGACAACGTCAGCAGTTCCAGTCTTTTCGACGACCTGCTCAAGCCGGGTCTCGAGATCACCGAGTGGGCCGAACGTCCCCTGAACGACAACGCCGTCGGTGTGCAGCCCGGCGCGCCCATCAAGGTGAAGACCAGTGAGGGCACCATCAGCCGGGTGCTGATCAAGAAGTCCGACGGCACTCCCGTCAAGGGCACCCTCGCGGACAACGACACGGTGTGGGTCAGCGACGAGGCCCTCGGCTACAACCGCACCTACACGCTGGAGACCGACGCGGTCGGCATCGGCGGAGCGGTCACCAAGAAGGTCACGTTCACGACCAGCAGCCCCAACAACCTGACGCAGGCGTACCTGACCCCGAGCCCCGGCGAGACCGTCGGCATCGGGCAGCCGGTCGCGGTCAAGTTCGACGAGCCGATCGCGGATCGCCGTGCGGCGCAGCGCGCCATCCGGATCACCACCGATCCTCCGGTGGAGGGCGCCTTCTACTGGATCAGCCCCAGCGAGGTCCGGTGGCGGCCGGCGGAGTACTGGAAGCCGGGCACCAAGGTGCGGGTCGCGGTCAACACCTATGGCATCGACCTCGGTGACGGACTGTTCGGCCAGGAGAACGTGCGTACCAACTTCACGGTGGGACGCTCGATGATCATCACCGCCGACGACAACACCAAGCAGGTCGTCTTCGAGCGTGACGGCAAGGTCATCCGGAGCATGCCGACGTCGATGGGCAAGGCAGGCGACGAGACCGACAACGGCGTCTACCTGATCGCGGACAAGCACGACCACATCATCATGGACTCTTCGACCTACGGTGTGCCCGTCAACTCGTCGAACGGCTACCGCACCCCGGTCGACTACGCGACCCGGATGTCCTACAGCGGCATCTTCTTCCACTCCGCACCGTGGTCGGTGTGGGCGCAGGGCAACACCAACACGAGTCACGGCTGCCTGAACCTGAGCCCGGAGAACGCGCTGTGGGTCATGGAGAACACCCTCCGCGGCGACCCGGTGGTCGTGAAGAACACGACCGGCGGAACCCTGTCGGGCACCGACGGACTCGGTGACTGGAACATCCCGTGGTCGGTGTGGCGCAAGGGCAACGCCGACAACGCCTGA
- the orn gene encoding oligoribonuclease — MQDKLVWIDCEMTGLRLESDKLIEIAALVTDSDLNILGDGVDVVIHADDAALASMPDVVTKMHAASGLTEEVRASTVTLAEAEKLVLDYIREHVTTAGAVPLAGNSIATDRGFITRDMPELDAYLHYRMVDVSSIKELCRRWYPKVYFGQPEKGLAHRALADIRESIRELRYYRAAAFVPAPGPDTDALAEIVKDLGPA, encoded by the coding sequence GTGCAGGACAAACTGGTGTGGATCGACTGCGAGATGACCGGACTCCGACTCGAGTCGGACAAACTCATCGAGATCGCGGCCCTCGTGACCGACAGCGACCTCAACATCCTCGGCGACGGTGTGGACGTCGTGATCCACGCCGACGATGCCGCCCTGGCCTCGATGCCGGACGTCGTGACCAAGATGCACGCGGCGTCGGGTCTCACCGAGGAGGTGCGGGCGTCCACGGTCACCCTCGCCGAGGCCGAGAAGCTGGTCCTGGACTACATCCGCGAGCACGTGACCACCGCCGGAGCGGTGCCGCTTGCCGGTAACTCGATCGCCACCGACCGCGGCTTCATCACCCGGGACATGCCCGAACTCGACGCCTACCTGCACTACCGCATGGTCGACGTCAGCTCGATCAAGGAACTGTGCCGACGCTGGTATCCGAAGGTCTACTTCGGTCAGCCGGAGAAGGGCCTCGCGCACCGGGCGCTCGCCGACATCCGCGAGTCGATCCGCGAGCTGCGCTACTACCGCGCGGCGGCGTTCGTACCCGCTCCCGGCCCGGACACCGATGCCCTCGCCGAGATCGTCAAGGACCTCGGCCCCGCGTGA